From a single Crateriforma spongiae genomic region:
- a CDS encoding beta-ketoacyl synthase N-terminal-like domain-containing protein, giving the protein MPQSDVFITGIGIISPVGLGRSDFWTGLTTGRSGIRSLIEREDDGAKPTPDQAQQPFWIGAPVTGFDAKQYVRPRKALKVMCREIQTAFAASQLAMDDSGWSDRLPADDDGDIASDRVATVFGSEMLYGSPNEMIKAVEDCRDEDGQIREADFGRSAMKGIMPLWMLKYLPNMPACQIGIAINAQGPNNTLVLGDVSGPAAVIESMSCLNRGIADLVICGAAGTRINSTRLLYRHDLPAFAPESAVTFPCDPLRCNAGVIGGEGSVAFTLETADSMAKRNAEPIVRISGIASRFSPADSMKQRARTSKRCVSAGRGSSTAIRNAIDAALSKAGRTESDIGGVVSHAMGDPSMDSAENDALKGHLADCPRIQPMRLIGHTGAASGSFAIATGACWLADAGRGDAFGSPDGDVLCLAHTSEGSAVASILSRT; this is encoded by the coding sequence ATGCCACAGTCTGACGTATTCATCACCGGCATCGGAATCATTTCGCCGGTCGGACTGGGACGGTCGGACTTTTGGACCGGTTTGACCACCGGACGCTCCGGAATCCGGTCTCTGATTGAACGTGAAGATGACGGTGCCAAACCCACGCCCGATCAGGCCCAACAGCCGTTCTGGATCGGTGCCCCGGTGACCGGCTTTGACGCCAAACAATACGTGCGTCCGCGAAAAGCGTTGAAGGTCATGTGCCGCGAAATCCAAACGGCTTTCGCGGCATCCCAATTGGCGATGGATGATTCAGGTTGGTCCGATCGGTTGCCCGCCGACGATGACGGTGACATTGCGTCGGATCGTGTGGCAACCGTCTTTGGCAGCGAAATGCTGTACGGTTCGCCCAACGAAATGATCAAGGCCGTCGAAGACTGCCGCGACGAAGACGGTCAGATCCGCGAAGCCGATTTCGGCCGCTCGGCAATGAAAGGGATCATGCCGCTGTGGATGCTGAAGTACCTGCCGAATATGCCGGCATGCCAAATCGGAATCGCGATCAACGCCCAGGGCCCCAACAATACCTTGGTCTTGGGGGATGTCTCGGGACCGGCGGCGGTGATCGAATCGATGTCTTGTCTGAATCGTGGCATCGCGGATTTGGTCATCTGTGGCGCTGCCGGGACGCGAATCAATTCCACCCGCTTGTTGTACCGGCACGATCTGCCCGCTTTTGCGCCGGAATCCGCGGTGACGTTTCCCTGTGACCCGCTGCGCTGCAACGCCGGGGTCATCGGCGGCGAAGGCAGTGTCGCCTTCACCCTGGAAACCGCCGACAGCATGGCCAAACGCAACGCCGAACCGATCGTCCGTATCTCGGGAATCGCGTCGCGGTTCAGCCCAGCGGATTCCATGAAGCAGCGTGCCCGCACCAGCAAGCGTTGCGTATCAGCCGGGCGTGGTTCGTCCACGGCGATTCGCAACGCCATCGACGCGGCCTTGTCTAAGGCGGGTCGCACCGAATCAGACATCGGCGGCGTGGTCAGCCATGCGATGGGTGATCCGTCGATGGACAGCGCAGAAAACGATGCACTGAAAGGCCATCTGGCGGATTGCCCCAGAATCCAGCCGATGCGATTGATCGGACACACCGGTGCGGCCAGTGGATCGTTTGCCATTGCGACGGGTGCCTGCTGGTTGGCCGACGCGGGCCGCGGCGATGCCTTCGGTTCACCCGATGGCGACGTTCTGTGTTTGGCCCACACGTCGGAAGGCTCTGCGGTCGCCAGCATCCTAAGTCGCACCTGA
- a CDS encoding N-acetyltransferase, whose product MTQPIRCDAVTSRRDRKEFLALEKRLYQNDPNWVPPLWSVRKELVNFKPHPFYLDADSQAFLARRGDRVVGRVVAIANHAHNRYHDDKLGFFGFYECENDQEASDALLAAACRWLKEKGLTDVRGPVHPSLNYECGLLVDGFDTPPTFLIPYNQTFYGDLIEAFGFIKCQDMFCYDAHMDELNDLDPKLAFVIQEATNRFDVACRPLDRKRFAKDVRSFLEIYNLSLQRTWGYVPMSEAEINHQAAGLKHLIVPELTSIAEIDGEPVGAGFGLLDYNPIIRRIGGKLFPLGWLSLLTQRKNIKRLRVISTNVLPTYQKWGLGLVTLARILPDALEYGIEIGEFSWVLESNSLSRNTIERGGARRRKTLRLYDRSVDV is encoded by the coding sequence ATGACCCAACCGATCCGCTGCGACGCCGTCACATCCCGCCGTGACCGAAAAGAATTTTTGGCACTGGAAAAACGGCTGTACCAAAACGACCCGAATTGGGTTCCGCCGCTGTGGTCGGTGCGAAAAGAACTGGTGAACTTCAAGCCTCACCCGTTTTATCTGGATGCCGATTCCCAAGCGTTCCTGGCCCGCCGCGGTGATCGCGTGGTCGGACGTGTGGTCGCCATCGCCAACCATGCCCACAACCGTTACCACGACGACAAGCTGGGATTTTTCGGTTTCTATGAGTGCGAGAACGATCAAGAAGCCAGCGACGCACTGTTGGCCGCGGCCTGCCGGTGGTTGAAAGAAAAAGGATTGACCGACGTCCGCGGCCCGGTGCACCCGAGCCTGAATTATGAATGCGGTCTGCTGGTCGACGGATTCGATACGCCGCCGACGTTCTTGATTCCCTACAACCAGACCTTCTATGGCGATTTGATCGAAGCGTTCGGCTTTATCAAATGCCAAGACATGTTCTGTTACGACGCCCACATGGATGAACTGAATGACTTGGATCCCAAGTTGGCATTCGTCATTCAAGAAGCCACCAATCGATTCGATGTGGCCTGTCGTCCCTTGGATCGGAAACGTTTTGCCAAAGACGTCCGATCCTTTTTGGAAATCTACAATCTGTCGCTGCAGCGGACCTGGGGCTACGTGCCGATGAGCGAAGCGGAGATCAATCATCAGGCCGCGGGCTTGAAACACCTGATCGTGCCCGAATTGACCAGTATCGCTGAAATCGACGGGGAACCGGTCGGTGCCGGCTTCGGTTTGCTGGATTACAACCCGATCATCCGGCGGATCGGCGGCAAGCTGTTCCCACTGGGCTGGCTCAGCCTGCTGACCCAGCGAAAAAACATCAAACGATTGCGGGTGATCAGCACAAACGTCCTGCCGACCTATCAAAAATGGGGTCTGGGCCTGGTGACGCTGGCCCGAATTTTGCCAGACGCATTGGAATACGGCATCGAAATTGGTGAGTTCAGCTGGGTGCTGGAATCTAATTCGCTGTCGCGAAACACGATCGAACGGGGTGGAGCCCGTCGCCGCAAAACCCTGCGTCTGTACGACCGCAGTGTCGATGTTTAA
- a CDS encoding TrmH family RNA methyltransferase, protein MTSSTRPILRSPANPTIRRLVRLRDNRRRRQAGRFLIDGWRETAAAVQSGLCPEAIYVSANQGSRSGKQADAAASEMVSATGEAAWSDWLPGDEFDQDARTVLKATPIIQPVSPAVMSRISYGQNARGAVAEFMQPDWSLSRLDLPASPLLLVLDSIEKPGNLGAVFRSADAAGVDAILITGDSVDPFNANAIRSSLGTLFTVPAAVADRDQVAEFLNSRNIVAYAARVEGAELLWECDLTGPVAVVLGSEAKGLGSHWRSCGGRPVRGIRIPMSGSADSLNLSISAAVIAFEAARRRQSE, encoded by the coding sequence GTGACTTCATCGACGCGACCAATCCTGCGCAGCCCCGCCAATCCCACCATTCGGCGTTTGGTGCGGCTTCGTGACAACCGCCGTCGCCGCCAAGCCGGACGATTTTTGATCGATGGTTGGCGTGAAACGGCGGCCGCGGTGCAGTCTGGACTATGCCCCGAAGCGATCTATGTTTCGGCGAATCAAGGATCTCGTTCGGGAAAACAGGCGGATGCCGCCGCCTCGGAGATGGTCTCCGCGACAGGCGAAGCGGCATGGTCCGATTGGCTGCCCGGCGACGAGTTTGACCAGGACGCTCGAACGGTCTTGAAGGCCACGCCGATCATCCAGCCGGTCAGTCCGGCGGTCATGAGCCGGATCAGTTACGGGCAGAACGCTCGCGGTGCGGTTGCCGAGTTTATGCAACCGGATTGGTCGCTGTCGCGTCTGGATCTTCCGGCCAGCCCGCTGCTGTTGGTGCTGGATTCGATCGAAAAGCCGGGGAACCTGGGGGCCGTTTTTCGATCCGCTGACGCGGCCGGGGTCGATGCGATCCTGATCACCGGCGATTCCGTCGATCCCTTCAACGCCAATGCGATCCGGTCCAGCTTGGGGACGCTGTTCACCGTGCCCGCCGCGGTGGCCGATCGTGACCAAGTCGCAGAATTTTTGAATTCGCGGAACATCGTCGCGTACGCGGCCCGGGTCGAAGGCGCCGAATTGTTGTGGGAATGCGATCTGACGGGGCCCGTGGCGGTCGTTTTGGGCAGCGAGGCGAAGGGGCTGGGGAGCCACTGGCGGTCATGCGGCGGGCGTCCGGTGCGCGGGATTCGGATCCCCATGTCTGGGAGTGCCGACAGTCTGAATTTGTCGATTTCAGCGGCTGTGATTGCATTTGAGGCCGCACGACGGCGTCAATCCGAATGA
- a CDS encoding pilus assembly protein N-terminal domain-containing protein, with the protein MQRFRRRRRLFALLMTAGVSATAWMPAAVAQQPSAAPIRTNPFVQTQPIHQAAVHQTSGRSESAVLLKPMGSVVGLRPIDAASKHQAASAQLSVQAPQPSPIRTNPLLRSTNLGARQLHEVTAGDATKVDADSRAYFNQPPTFAGHVAAGQVVAPESVAPNVDRIRQTAADTVVGSAQPYSFSLADVPERSTDPEVKSESSNGDMVADADDAGRIGEAIEFSLSDSSDEMTVEPAKGPTDQADQESSTMQARPALSKAGLAAAPRIDLAEVPPMTLDSKPEQVDVPEAVAEQTETPVASQEQFADPASVSPATGHAGHTADAQMRADMDVSDAPEVDETRSSVDTESLAAEQRQLPAPQPMEPPAARPEEATPLADPMEAEPVVASEVPKAPTNLDPAVQWRPPVAVAAAPASFRPASDIDASIVRTAPDPIRVDQQSDDTAEQDDTADPSENVAADIPTPMPEAESVAETEAMTAQTPKLPPLPRGPQTLHWKTPVQKVSARLTPETGATDAAEAAQQLRATSATPLYMTRAQVRSLTIRGQLHKVSVNDKGVCQAVAAGPSQIKLIGASNGVTQMTVWASPVGSDSVVSREFEVHVTAPVEASHDPASEKMSVLSQAIRHAFPTADVTVQLLADELIVSGHCPSEEAAKKIIRMVRKTCLIPVRDELVVR; encoded by the coding sequence GTGCAACGATTCCGGCGCCGCCGGCGTCTGTTCGCGTTGTTGATGACTGCCGGGGTTTCTGCCACTGCCTGGATGCCAGCGGCCGTCGCACAGCAGCCGTCGGCCGCACCGATCCGCACGAATCCGTTTGTGCAGACACAGCCGATCCATCAAGCGGCCGTCCATCAAACGTCCGGCCGATCCGAATCCGCCGTGTTGCTCAAGCCGATGGGTTCCGTTGTCGGGCTGCGACCGATCGATGCGGCGTCGAAGCATCAGGCCGCATCTGCGCAGCTGTCAGTCCAGGCCCCGCAGCCGTCGCCCATCCGAACCAACCCGCTGCTGCGTTCGACCAACCTGGGCGCCCGTCAATTGCACGAGGTCACCGCAGGTGACGCTACGAAAGTCGACGCCGACAGTCGAGCCTACTTCAACCAACCACCGACTTTCGCCGGACACGTCGCTGCCGGTCAGGTGGTTGCACCGGAGTCTGTTGCGCCCAACGTCGATCGCATTCGCCAGACGGCCGCTGATACGGTCGTCGGTTCGGCACAGCCGTATTCGTTCTCTCTGGCGGATGTCCCCGAACGTTCCACCGATCCCGAGGTGAAAAGCGAATCATCGAATGGAGACATGGTCGCCGATGCCGATGACGCAGGCCGCATCGGTGAAGCGATCGAGTTTTCGCTGTCGGATTCGTCCGACGAAATGACAGTGGAGCCTGCCAAGGGACCGACAGACCAAGCGGATCAAGAATCGTCGACGATGCAGGCACGGCCCGCACTGAGCAAGGCCGGATTAGCGGCGGCACCAAGAATCGACTTGGCCGAAGTTCCGCCAATGACTTTGGACAGCAAGCCCGAACAAGTTGACGTACCGGAAGCGGTTGCTGAGCAGACCGAAACACCGGTCGCTTCCCAAGAACAGTTTGCTGATCCGGCATCGGTCAGCCCCGCGACCGGCCACGCCGGTCATACCGCTGACGCGCAGATGCGTGCCGACATGGACGTTTCAGATGCGCCCGAGGTGGATGAGACGCGCTCGTCGGTCGACACGGAAAGCTTGGCGGCGGAGCAACGCCAACTGCCCGCGCCACAGCCGATGGAACCGCCTGCGGCCCGACCAGAGGAAGCCACACCGCTGGCCGACCCGATGGAAGCCGAACCGGTTGTCGCGTCGGAAGTGCCCAAGGCTCCGACGAATCTAGATCCTGCCGTCCAATGGCGTCCGCCGGTTGCCGTTGCAGCGGCACCGGCATCGTTCCGGCCGGCATCCGATATTGACGCCAGCATTGTTCGCACGGCGCCGGACCCGATCCGGGTTGATCAGCAGTCGGACGACACCGCGGAGCAAGACGACACGGCGGATCCGTCCGAAAACGTCGCGGCCGACATTCCGACACCGATGCCGGAAGCCGAGTCAGTGGCGGAGACCGAAGCGATGACGGCCCAAACGCCCAAGCTGCCTCCGCTACCTCGCGGTCCCCAGACGCTTCACTGGAAAACACCCGTGCAAAAAGTTTCGGCTCGGTTGACCCCCGAGACCGGGGCGACTGATGCCGCCGAAGCCGCCCAGCAACTGCGGGCCACATCGGCAACGCCGTTGTACATGACACGTGCCCAGGTTCGGTCGCTGACCATCCGCGGCCAGCTGCACAAGGTCAGTGTCAACGACAAAGGCGTATGCCAGGCCGTCGCGGCAGGGCCCAGCCAAATCAAGTTGATCGGTGCCAGCAATGGTGTCACCCAAATGACCGTGTGGGCATCGCCAGTCGGCAGCGATTCGGTGGTCTCGCGTGAATTCGAAGTTCACGTGACTGCACCGGTTGAAGCTTCGCACGACCCGGCAAGTGAAAAAATGTCGGTGCTAAGCCAAGCGATTCGGCACGCCTTTCCGACCGCGGACGTGACGGTGCAACTGTTGGCTGATGAATTGATTGTCAGCGGACACTGCCCGAGCGAAGAAGCGGCCAAGAAAATCATTCGTATGGTTCGGAAGACTTGTTTGATTCCCGTCAGGGATGAATTGGTCGTCCGTTGA